In Bdellovibrionota bacterium, the following are encoded in one genomic region:
- a CDS encoding glycosyltransferase family 2 protein, with protein sequence MDKLSIVVPAYNEVEHIDRVVLSLLSARDQIRKDAQLSDVEVIIVDDGSTDGTGEKLETLAKASKGHLQVVTHEMNCGYGAALKTGFQRASGTHLSFMDADGTLAPDSLIVMYKTLRSSRADMVVGTRFGIKGSKMPFLRKLGNRFFAGLLSFLSGEKVRDTASGIRLFRRDILPQLSPLPDGLHFTPAMSSKAVHEKLKVVEVPISYSERSGDSKLRMTSDGIRFLKTIVGTVLMYNPFKVFLLVGLLLELGAGLLISTPLYALLTEEHVRFSDYIYRSIGGMYFFTAGVQIMLFGILARFIVSIFFRRHETGHLIHKLNRTLRVYDTMGWYGLGVFGVGVVINGLYFWKYLFGGGLEMHWVWLLFAAGFIIVGLQMMITGVVMRILKDIRAANDSN encoded by the coding sequence ATGGATAAATTATCGATTGTCGTTCCGGCGTACAACGAGGTCGAACATATCGATCGTGTCGTGCTCTCTCTTCTATCCGCCCGGGATCAGATTCGAAAAGACGCTCAGCTTTCAGACGTAGAAGTGATCATTGTAGACGACGGCTCCACCGATGGCACCGGCGAGAAATTGGAGACTCTCGCTAAGGCCTCGAAGGGTCATCTCCAGGTGGTCACGCACGAAATGAATTGCGGCTACGGTGCCGCGCTAAAAACAGGTTTTCAGCGCGCTTCCGGCACACACTTGTCGTTCATGGACGCCGACGGAACTTTGGCGCCCGATTCGCTTATCGTGATGTACAAGACACTGCGAAGTTCGCGTGCGGACATGGTGGTCGGGACTCGATTTGGAATCAAAGGCTCGAAGATGCCTTTCCTCCGGAAGCTCGGGAACCGTTTCTTTGCGGGGCTTTTGTCCTTCTTGTCCGGAGAGAAGGTTCGCGACACCGCCAGCGGGATTCGGCTTTTCCGACGGGATATTCTTCCGCAGCTTTCGCCGTTGCCCGACGGACTTCACTTCACCCCCGCGATGTCGTCCAAAGCGGTGCATGAGAAACTTAAGGTGGTGGAAGTTCCAATTTCCTATTCGGAGCGAAGCGGCGACTCGAAACTCCGCATGACGTCGGATGGAATCCGATTTCTCAAAACCATTGTAGGGACCGTTCTGATGTACAACCCCTTCAAAGTATTCTTATTGGTCGGACTTCTCCTTGAACTGGGGGCGGGGTTACTGATTTCGACCCCCTTATACGCTCTATTGACCGAAGAACATGTCCGTTTTTCGGACTACATCTACCGGTCGATCGGGGGTATGTATTTCTTCACAGCCGGCGTTCAGATCATGCTCTTTGGAATTTTGGCGCGGTTCATCGTTTCGATTTTTTTTCGCCGGCATGAAACCGGCCATTTGATTCACAAACTCAACCGAACGCTCCGAGTGTACGACACGATGGGGTGGTACGGTCTCGGAGTTTTCGGAGTCGGGGTAGTGATCAACGGACTTTATTTTTGGAAATATCTCTTCGGCGGCGGCCTGGAAATGCATTGGGTTTGGCTGCTTTTTGCGGCA
- a CDS encoding glycosyltransferase has protein sequence MTNSNRTEVLPARLFDIAIVVAAKNEAAHLKECIDSLLRAARREAEIIVVDDGSTDDSRSILAQYKKKIRVLDGGGKGPGHARNLALQSTDRGWIAFTDADAQVHPDWLEQLRALTIYFTHTVSSVGGVQVISRHAPSMERIFGRFFLSIGFISDYIHSSENLRTVRHNPTCNVLYRRSAIESVGGFDESLWPCEDLDLDLRLERKGFTALFTPAAVVEHRRPATFRSFFRMMKRYGFAHAQLVKKHGFCQKIHLLPLLFPLGAILLFILWHKPIWLVAATGVSIFSGWAVLAFRSKGWIPGALFTALLSVSIVCWLIGFYPGLLGQRRIATAHG, from the coding sequence GTGACGAATTCAAATCGAACTGAAGTTCTTCCGGCTCGTTTGTTCGATATCGCCATAGTAGTCGCCGCGAAAAACGAGGCGGCGCATCTTAAAGAATGCATCGACTCCCTCTTAAGGGCGGCAAGACGGGAGGCTGAAATTATCGTCGTGGACGACGGATCCACGGATGACAGCCGCTCGATCTTGGCTCAATACAAAAAGAAGATCCGGGTTTTGGACGGCGGGGGGAAGGGACCGGGGCATGCTCGGAACCTCGCCCTTCAGTCGACGGATCGGGGATGGATTGCGTTTACGGACGCGGATGCTCAAGTTCACCCCGATTGGCTCGAACAGTTACGGGCGCTGACGATATACTTTACTCATACGGTATCGTCCGTGGGCGGAGTTCAAGTTATTTCTCGACATGCTCCATCAATGGAGCGAATATTTGGGAGATTTTTCTTGTCCATTGGTTTTATATCCGATTACATCCATTCATCGGAAAACCTGCGTACGGTTCGGCACAATCCGACGTGTAATGTCTTATACCGCCGGTCGGCGATCGAAAGCGTGGGGGGATTCGATGAGTCGCTCTGGCCCTGCGAAGATCTCGATCTGGACCTGCGCCTGGAGCGAAAAGGTTTCACGGCGCTCTTCACTCCGGCAGCAGTGGTGGAACATCGAAGACCGGCCACATTCAGATCCTTTTTTCGGATGATGAAGCGATACGGATTCGCCCATGCCCAACTCGTGAAGAAACATGGGTTCTGTCAGAAGATTCACCTCCTGCCACTCCTGTTTCCGCTCGGTGCGATTCTTCTCTTTATCTTGTGGCATAAGCCGATATGGCTCGTCGCCGCGACGGGGGTAAGTATTTTTTCCGGTTGGGCCGTACTTGCTTTCCGTTCCAAGGGTTGGATCCCGGGGGCGCTATTCACAGCTCTCTTGTCCGTGAGTATAGTCTGCTGGCTGATCGGGTTCTATCCCGGCCTCCTCGGTCAACGAAGGATCGCAACCGCCCATGGATAA
- a CDS encoding GDP-L-fucose synthase produces MSLNWSTAKILVTGGHGFLGSHLLESLRAKGCTKIFAPARAECDLRDEPSVRTLFRSDYDLVFHLAASVGGIGANRAHPADFFRDNMLMGIHTIDAATKAGVGRFVLLGTICAYPKFAPVPFAESSLWDGYPEETNAPYGVAKRSLLVAAEGYRQQYGLRYTAIFPTNLYGPRDDFDLETSHVIPALIRKCEEARRRNEPTVQLWGTGDPSRDFLYVKDAVTGLLLAADCPEAEGQFFNLSLEREIKIRDLARVVADATGFKGTFAWDSSKPDGQPRRYVSSAAARKVLGFRTKYSLEDGIEETIRWYRDEFKSN; encoded by the coding sequence GTGAGTTTGAACTGGTCCACAGCCAAGATTCTCGTCACCGGAGGTCACGGCTTTCTGGGCTCGCATTTACTGGAGAGCTTGAGAGCCAAAGGATGTACGAAGATTTTCGCCCCCGCGCGAGCCGAATGCGATCTCCGCGACGAACCTTCCGTCCGAACACTCTTTCGATCCGATTATGACCTCGTATTTCATTTGGCGGCTTCCGTCGGTGGAATAGGAGCAAACCGGGCCCACCCAGCGGACTTCTTCCGGGACAACATGCTCATGGGGATTCATACGATCGACGCGGCGACAAAAGCCGGCGTGGGCCGTTTTGTTCTGTTGGGCACAATATGCGCGTATCCGAAGTTCGCACCGGTTCCATTTGCCGAGAGTTCGCTTTGGGACGGCTATCCGGAGGAGACAAACGCGCCCTACGGTGTTGCGAAACGATCTCTTCTCGTGGCTGCGGAAGGTTATCGCCAACAATACGGCCTGCGGTACACGGCGATCTTTCCGACGAATCTCTACGGACCGAGGGACGATTTCGACCTCGAAACGTCGCACGTAATTCCGGCTTTGATCCGGAAGTGTGAAGAGGCGCGCCGCCGCAACGAACCCACGGTGCAATTATGGGGCACGGGAGATCCGAGTCGGGACTTCCTCTATGTCAAGGACGCCGTAACCGGTCTTTTACTCGCAGCCGATTGTCCCGAAGCGGAAGGGCAATTCTTTAATCTGAGCTTGGAAAGGGAAATCAAAATTCGGGACTTGGCTCGGGTAGTCGCCGATGCGACCGGTTTTAAGGGGACTTTCGCCTGGGATTCCTCGAAACCGGACGGTCAACCCAGGCGATACGTATCGAGTGCCGCCGCCCGAAAAGTCCTCGGCTTTCGAACGAAATACTCCTTGGAAGACGGAATCGAAGAAACCATTCGTTGGTATCGTGACGAATTCAAATCGAACTGA
- the gmd gene encoding GDP-mannose 4,6-dehydratase yields MNETLKGRRALITGITGQDGSYLAELLLSKGYEVHGIIRKASTFNTGRLRDIYEDPHEPGHRLSLHYGDLANGSFLARLLTKVNPHEIYNLGAQSHVRVSFDIPEYTADIDAMGPLRILETIRDVGIKPRFYQASSSEMYGGTPGGILNEASLLQPRSPYAAAKVFAYWITRNYREAYGIHATNGVLFNHESPRRGPTFVTRKITMAIARILAGKQKKLFLGNIDAKRDWGYAPEYMEAAWKMLQQEKPDDYVVATGETHSVREFLTEAFSAARLKWEDHVEIDPKYFRPTEVDVLIGDASKAKRVLGWTPKTTFRQLVKIMLKADCEAQGERLPE; encoded by the coding sequence GTGAATGAAACACTCAAAGGAAGACGGGCCCTCATTACGGGAATCACCGGCCAAGACGGTTCCTATCTGGCCGAGCTTCTCCTCTCGAAGGGTTACGAAGTCCATGGAATCATACGCAAGGCGAGTACGTTCAACACGGGGCGGCTGCGGGACATTTACGAGGATCCGCATGAGCCCGGGCATAGGTTGTCGTTACATTACGGAGATCTCGCGAACGGCTCGTTCCTTGCCCGGCTTCTGACGAAGGTAAACCCCCACGAAATCTATAATTTGGGCGCCCAGAGCCACGTTCGAGTCAGTTTCGATATTCCCGAATATACGGCGGACATCGATGCCATGGGCCCGCTGCGAATCTTGGAAACGATTCGGGACGTCGGGATCAAACCACGCTTCTACCAAGCGTCGAGTTCGGAAATGTACGGCGGCACACCGGGTGGGATTTTGAATGAAGCATCGTTGTTACAGCCCCGGAGCCCGTATGCTGCGGCGAAAGTTTTCGCCTACTGGATCACACGGAATTACCGGGAGGCTTACGGAATTCACGCCACGAACGGAGTTTTGTTCAACCACGAATCGCCGAGGCGCGGCCCGACGTTCGTCACACGTAAAATCACGATGGCGATAGCACGAATTTTGGCCGGTAAACAAAAGAAGCTCTTTCTTGGAAATATCGATGCAAAACGGGACTGGGGATACGCGCCCGAGTACATGGAGGCCGCCTGGAAAATGCTTCAACAAGAAAAGCCGGACGACTACGTGGTGGCGACGGGCGAGACCCATTCGGTCCGTGAGTTCTTGACCGAAGCTTTTTCGGCCGCCCGGCTCAAATGGGAAGACCACGTTGAAATCGACCCGAAATATTTTCGGCCGACGGAAGTGGATGTCCTGATCGGCGATGCTTCCAAGGCCAAACGTGTCTTAGGTTGGACTCCAAAGACGACCTTTCGACAACTCGTGAAGATCATGCTTAAAGCGGATTGCGAGGCGCAAGGCGAGAGACTCCCGGAGTGA
- a CDS encoding glycosyltransferase: MQTPALRSNDTAEHRPKILMLNSLDERYGSTYRIRAFEALLRESGYAVEYLEGKNSPLNRLGSLFKAAAKNSFDLLITQKFNPVTLPAIWVARLRGKPVLVDWDDFDPGLQGSRWKRWLSYVCETIGPYFATIITTHSEVIADRATRKGRRVVNLPQGFDDRLFSPRREKKREDRLKWGFSPKDLVVGHLCTFTDGGILDLPMILDSWAKLKQPEIHFLLIGGGPKEPQVLRMIDERDLRSRIRRTGLLSHEEVPSALNAMDVGMVFMRDTPANHARVSFKVIEYLAMNVPVVGQAVGETKRLFGTWITGSDEAHLPQTLLRVLHDRPENDTASTLRPYRWSAIHRDLLNVISNFSMGEKNVSHV, from the coding sequence ATGCAAACACCTGCACTTCGATCGAACGACACGGCAGAGCATCGTCCCAAAATACTCATGCTCAACAGCTTGGACGAACGATACGGTTCCACCTACCGGATCCGCGCATTTGAGGCCCTTCTCCGAGAATCGGGCTATGCCGTTGAATATTTGGAAGGGAAAAATTCCCCCTTGAACCGTCTCGGCAGTCTATTCAAAGCGGCCGCCAAGAATTCCTTTGATCTGCTCATAACGCAAAAATTCAACCCGGTCACACTGCCCGCAATTTGGGTGGCCCGTCTGCGAGGTAAGCCGGTTCTCGTCGATTGGGATGACTTTGATCCGGGATTGCAAGGAAGTCGTTGGAAACGATGGCTATCCTATGTATGCGAGACGATCGGACCCTATTTCGCGACGATCATTACCACGCATAGCGAAGTCATCGCCGACCGGGCGACGCGCAAGGGACGCCGCGTCGTCAACCTACCCCAGGGGTTCGACGACCGTCTCTTTTCACCCCGCCGGGAAAAGAAACGAGAGGACCGCTTGAAATGGGGATTTTCACCCAAGGATCTCGTGGTCGGCCACCTCTGTACGTTTACCGACGGAGGAATCCTCGACCTCCCGATGATTCTCGATTCTTGGGCTAAATTGAAACAGCCCGAGATCCACTTTCTTTTGATTGGTGGGGGACCCAAAGAACCTCAAGTCCTCCGAATGATCGACGAACGGGATCTTCGATCCCGCATTCGACGGACGGGATTACTCTCTCACGAGGAAGTTCCTTCCGCGCTGAACGCGATGGATGTGGGCATGGTCTTCATGCGGGACACCCCTGCGAACCATGCTAGAGTGTCGTTCAAAGTGATCGAATATTTGGCTATGAATGTTCCCGTCGTGGGACAAGCGGTGGGCGAGACAAAGCGACTCTTCGGAACCTGGATTACAGGCTCGGATGAAGCGCATCTGCCTCAAACTCTTCTTCGCGTTCTTCACGATCGTCCGGAGAACGATACGGCAAGCACCTTGCGACCGTACCGATGGTCGGCGATTCATCGTGATCTTCTCAACGTGATATCGAACTTTTCCATGGGAGAAAAAAATGTCTCTCACGTCTAG
- a CDS encoding radical SAM protein, producing the protein MSLTSRVDINVGYSCNERCKFCYYIQTVKDRTKEKDLPTDEVKKRIAFIRRQGIETLEFTGGEPTIRNDLIDLVRYAKSLGFKSISMISNAVRLAQPDYAKACVEAGIDDFLISIHGSEAKSHDRVTEIPGSFDKAVQAVRHLTKYPVKVRANCVISGLNYTEAVPTLELYRSLGLQTANFILFNPIVEADWRSAPELNVAYSDAAPYLKSAIDQYKDKIQKITVRYIPLCLMQGYESYVTNMPQIQYDPDEWDYLIRTGIREGKFISTAALWVGMALHPSKRRALKHGWNTLKHEGIKYFLQIKNKVYGSECQKCAYKGVCDGVWRKYADWKGFGELRAIPGPRIQDPTHFIRQNPNFFLNEKRRTAA; encoded by the coding sequence ATGTCTCTCACGTCTAGAGTCGATATCAACGTCGGCTATTCATGCAACGAACGGTGCAAATTTTGTTATTACATTCAGACCGTAAAGGATCGAACCAAAGAAAAAGATCTACCCACCGACGAGGTGAAAAAGAGAATCGCCTTTATTCGGCGCCAGGGAATCGAAACCCTGGAGTTCACGGGAGGCGAGCCGACAATTCGGAACGACCTCATCGATCTGGTTCGGTACGCGAAATCTCTCGGATTCAAGAGCATCAGCATGATCAGCAATGCCGTCCGGTTGGCTCAGCCGGACTATGCGAAGGCTTGCGTGGAGGCCGGAATTGACGATTTTCTCATTTCCATTCATGGCTCCGAGGCCAAAAGTCATGACCGTGTGACCGAAATACCCGGAAGCTTCGACAAAGCCGTTCAAGCCGTCCGTCACTTAACGAAATATCCGGTCAAGGTTCGGGCGAATTGCGTCATATCAGGACTTAACTATACGGAGGCCGTTCCGACGCTGGAGCTTTACCGTTCTCTCGGTCTTCAGACGGCGAATTTCATTTTGTTCAATCCCATCGTGGAGGCCGATTGGCGTTCGGCGCCGGAGCTGAACGTCGCGTACAGCGACGCCGCTCCTTACCTCAAATCGGCGATTGACCAGTACAAAGACAAGATCCAGAAAATCACCGTCCGCTACATCCCTCTTTGCTTGATGCAGGGTTATGAGTCGTACGTCACGAACATGCCGCAGATTCAGTACGACCCGGACGAATGGGACTACCTGATACGCACGGGTATCCGGGAAGGAAAATTCATATCGACCGCCGCGCTTTGGGTCGGAATGGCGCTCCATCCTTCGAAAAGGCGCGCCTTAAAACATGGCTGGAACACGCTCAAGCATGAGGGGATCAAGTACTTTCTTCAAATCAAGAACAAGGTGTACGGATCGGAGTGCCAAAAATGCGCTTACAAAGGCGTCTGTGACGGCGTTTGGAGAAAGTACGCCGATTGGAAGGGTTTCGGCGAGCTTCGGGCGATCCCCGGCCCGCGAATCCAGGATCCGACCCATTTCATTCGCCAGAATCCTAACTTCTTCCTGAACGAAAAGCGGAGAACGGCGGCTTGA